The proteins below come from a single Streptomyces sp. M92 genomic window:
- the argF gene encoding ornithine carbamoyltransferase — protein MATVPIALAGRHFLKELDFTPDEFRGLVELAAELKAAKRAGAETRHLQGRNIALIFEKTSTRTRCAFEVAAADQGASTTYLDPAGSQIGHKESVKDTARVLGRMFDGIEYRGDSQQKVEELAAFAGVPVYNGLTDDWHPTQMLADVLTMTEHSDKPLHETAFAYLGDARFNMGNSYLVTGALLGMDVRIVAPKAYWPAQEVVDRATALAESSGARVTLTETVDEGVRGADFVVTDVWVSMGEPKDVWAERIKALAPYAVTMDVLRATGNPDVKFLHCLPAFHDLGTKVGQEIFEAHGLDSLEVTDEVFESAHSVVFDEAENRLHTIKAVLVATLA, from the coding sequence ATGGCGACAGTCCCGATCGCCCTCGCCGGCCGCCACTTCCTCAAGGAGCTCGACTTCACCCCGGACGAGTTCCGCGGCCTGGTCGAGCTGGCCGCGGAGCTGAAGGCGGCCAAGCGGGCCGGGGCCGAGACACGCCATCTCCAGGGCCGGAACATCGCGCTGATCTTCGAGAAGACCTCGACACGCACGCGGTGCGCGTTCGAGGTCGCCGCCGCCGACCAGGGCGCCTCGACGACCTACCTCGACCCGGCCGGTTCGCAGATCGGGCACAAGGAGTCCGTGAAGGACACCGCGCGGGTGCTGGGGCGCATGTTCGACGGGATCGAGTACCGGGGCGACAGCCAGCAGAAGGTCGAGGAACTGGCCGCCTTCGCCGGCGTCCCCGTCTACAACGGCCTGACCGACGACTGGCACCCCACCCAGATGCTCGCCGACGTGCTCACGATGACCGAGCACAGCGACAAGCCGCTGCACGAGACCGCCTTCGCCTACCTCGGTGACGCCCGCTTCAACATGGGCAACTCCTACCTGGTCACCGGCGCCCTGCTCGGCATGGACGTGCGCATCGTCGCCCCGAAGGCCTACTGGCCCGCCCAGGAGGTCGTCGACCGGGCGACGGCGCTCGCCGAGTCGAGCGGGGCGCGCGTCACCCTCACCGAGACCGTGGACGAGGGTGTGCGCGGCGCCGACTTCGTCGTCACCGACGTCTGGGTCTCCATGGGCGAGCCCAAGGACGTCTGGGCCGAGCGGATCAAGGCCCTCGCCCCGTACGCGGTGACCATGGACGTCCTGCGCGCCACCGGCAACCCGGACGTGAAGTTCCTGCACTGCCTGCCCGCCTTCCACGACCTGGGCACCAAGGTCGGCCAGGAGATCTTCGAGGCCCACGGGCTCGACTCCCTGGAGGTCACGGACGAGGTCTTCGAGTCCGCGCACTCGGTCGTCTTCGACGAGGCGGAGAACCGGCTGCACACCATCAAGGCGGTCCTCGTCGCCACGCTGGCCTGA
- a CDS encoding amino acid permease — MPASRIKSPHLLVAESGADREGHGLKRTMGLFQLVCFGVGAIVGTGIFVGLSDSVAEAGPAVVVSFVLAAITCVFTAFAFAELGGAIPVSGSSYSFAYAGLGERTAFLVGWCLLLEYGVSVSAVAVGWSQYVNELLDSVLGLQLPHALSAGPGDGGAVNLPAVIVIALACVLLVRGVRESARATAAMAVLKLAVLIAFCAIGFHAFKDGNLSPFSPAGLGGIGAGTTAAFFSYIGFDAITTAGEEAKNPRRDIPVAILVCIGLVTLLYCAVAVAAIGAVGGDQVGDRPAALSYVVNEVTGSTVGGGVVAFGAVVAIASVVLAVMYGQTRILMSMSRDGLIPRVFEKVSPRTATPVAGTLIVGVLFALPAAFAPLDAVVNLCTIGTLATMAAVNVAVIALRRREPGLARTFRVPLYPVTPLLGVGFCLYLIYETGAATWLQFAVFLAVGLLVYAAYGRRHSRLARTDADVTPRDPAERVSQEA, encoded by the coding sequence ATGCCCGCTTCCCGCATCAAGTCCCCCCACCTCCTGGTGGCCGAATCCGGCGCCGACCGCGAAGGCCACGGGCTCAAGCGCACGATGGGCCTGTTCCAGCTCGTCTGCTTCGGCGTCGGCGCCATCGTCGGCACCGGCATCTTCGTCGGGCTGTCCGACTCGGTCGCCGAGGCCGGCCCCGCAGTCGTCGTCTCCTTCGTCCTCGCCGCGATCACCTGCGTCTTCACCGCCTTCGCCTTCGCCGAGCTGGGCGGCGCGATCCCGGTCTCCGGCTCCTCGTACTCCTTCGCCTACGCCGGACTCGGCGAGCGCACCGCCTTCCTCGTCGGCTGGTGCCTGCTCCTGGAGTACGGAGTCTCCGTCTCCGCGGTCGCCGTCGGCTGGAGCCAGTACGTCAACGAGCTGCTCGACAGCGTCCTGGGCCTCCAGCTCCCGCACGCCCTCTCCGCCGGCCCCGGCGACGGCGGCGCGGTGAACCTCCCCGCGGTGATCGTCATCGCGCTGGCCTGCGTGCTCCTGGTGCGCGGGGTACGGGAGAGCGCCCGCGCCACGGCCGCGATGGCCGTGCTCAAGCTGGCCGTCCTGATCGCCTTCTGCGCCATCGGCTTCCACGCCTTCAAGGACGGCAACCTCAGCCCGTTCTCCCCGGCCGGTCTCGGCGGCATCGGCGCCGGCACCACGGCCGCCTTCTTCTCGTACATCGGCTTCGACGCGATCACCACGGCCGGCGAGGAGGCCAAGAACCCGCGCCGGGACATCCCCGTCGCCATCCTGGTCTGCATCGGCCTGGTCACCCTGCTGTACTGCGCGGTCGCCGTGGCCGCGATCGGCGCCGTCGGCGGCGACCAGGTCGGCGACCGGCCCGCGGCCCTCTCCTACGTCGTGAACGAGGTCACCGGCTCCACCGTCGGCGGCGGCGTGGTCGCCTTCGGCGCGGTCGTCGCCATCGCCTCGGTCGTGCTCGCGGTCATGTACGGCCAGACCCGCATCCTGATGTCCATGTCCCGGGACGGCCTGATCCCGCGCGTCTTCGAGAAGGTCTCGCCGCGCACCGCGACCCCCGTCGCCGGCACGCTCATCGTCGGCGTGCTCTTCGCCCTCCCCGCGGCCTTCGCCCCGCTCGACGCGGTGGTCAACCTCTGCACCATCGGCACGCTGGCCACCATGGCCGCCGTCAACGTCGCCGTGATCGCGCTGCGCCGCCGCGAGCCGGGCCTCGCCCGCACCTTCCGCGTGCCGCTGTACCCGGTGACGCCGCTGCTCGGCGTCGGCTTCTGCCTGTACCTGATCTACGAGACGGGCGCCGCGACCTGGCTCCAGTTCGCGGTGTTCCTCGCCGTGGGCCTGCTGGTGTACGCCGCCTACGGGCGCCGGCACTCCCGCCTGGCCCGGACGGACGCGGACGTCACTCCGCGGGACCCCGCTGAGCGGGTATCGCAGGAAGCCTGA
- a CDS encoding ATP-binding protein, translating into MHDHPSAPTSWRIALPHSAAAVPVARALVRTALAEREHTADGDTAELLTAELVANAVEHTAGGSPIELVVELMPTSCQVEVHDPDPSPPGDLTRPGMEPPDPWQEHGRGLLLIRALSSSCGHRPTGAGKAVWFRLPAIPAQRGPAE; encoded by the coding sequence GTGCACGATCACCCTTCCGCCCCCACCTCCTGGCGCATCGCGCTGCCGCACTCCGCCGCGGCCGTGCCGGTGGCCCGTGCCCTGGTGCGTACGGCGCTGGCCGAGCGGGAGCACACGGCCGACGGCGACACCGCGGAGCTGCTCACGGCGGAGCTGGTGGCGAACGCCGTCGAGCACACCGCGGGCGGGTCGCCGATCGAGCTGGTCGTGGAGCTGATGCCGACCAGCTGCCAGGTGGAGGTCCACGACCCGGATCCGTCGCCGCCCGGCGACCTCACCCGGCCCGGCATGGAGCCGCCCGATCCCTGGCAGGAGCACGGGCGCGGTCTGCTGCTGATCCGCGCCCTCAGCTCGTCCTGCGGTCACCGGCCCACCGGGGCGGGCAAGGCGGTCTGGTTCAGGCTTCCTGCGATACCCGCTCAGCGGGGTCCCGCGGAGTGA
- a CDS encoding enoyl-CoA hydratase family protein, with protein MSPFTGSAAPTPDWRHLRVDLTDGVATVTLARPDKLNALTFEAYADLRDLLAELSRQRSVRALVLAGEGRGFCSGGDVDEIIGATLSMDTAQLLDFNRMTGQVVRAVRECPFPVIAALHGVAAGAGAVLALAADFRVADPSARFAFLFTRVGLSGGDMGAAYLLPRVVGLGHATRLLMLGDAVRAPEAERIGLISELTDEGRADETAQSLARRLADGPALAHAQTKALLTAELDMPLAAAVELDASTQALLMNGEDYAEFHAAFTEKRPPKWQGR; from the coding sequence ATGAGTCCCTTCACCGGCTCCGCCGCCCCCACCCCCGACTGGCGGCACCTGCGCGTCGATCTCACCGACGGCGTCGCCACCGTCACCCTCGCCCGCCCCGACAAGCTCAACGCGCTCACCTTCGAGGCCTACGCCGACCTGCGCGACCTGCTCGCCGAGCTGTCCCGACAGCGGTCCGTGCGGGCGCTGGTGCTGGCGGGGGAGGGGCGCGGTTTCTGCTCCGGCGGTGACGTCGACGAGATCATCGGCGCCACGCTCTCCATGGACACCGCCCAGCTCCTCGACTTCAACCGCATGACGGGCCAGGTGGTGCGGGCGGTACGGGAGTGCCCGTTCCCGGTGATCGCCGCCCTGCACGGCGTCGCCGCCGGGGCGGGTGCGGTCCTCGCGCTGGCCGCCGACTTCCGCGTCGCCGACCCGTCCGCCCGCTTCGCCTTCCTCTTCACCCGCGTCGGCCTCTCCGGCGGCGACATGGGCGCGGCGTACCTTCTGCCCAGGGTGGTGGGCCTCGGCCACGCGACCCGGCTGCTGATGCTCGGCGACGCGGTGCGGGCGCCGGAGGCCGAGCGGATCGGCCTGATCAGCGAGCTGACCGACGAGGGCCGCGCCGACGAGACCGCCCAGAGCCTCGCCCGCCGCCTGGCCGACGGCCCGGCCCTCGCCCACGCCCAGACCAAGGCCCTCCTCACGGCAGAGCTGGACATGCCGCTCGCGGCAGCGGTGGAGCTGGACGCCTCGACCCAGGCCCTCCTGATGAACGGCGAGGACTACGCCGAGTTCCACGCGGCCTTCACGGAAAAGCGCCCCCCGAAGTGGCAAGGGAGGTAG
- a CDS encoding bifunctional salicylyl-CoA 5-hydroxylase/oxidoreductase codes for MSSTQGGVPVSGARGSADPRLRRGARATTTKPHPPATTSHPLRTAIIGGGPGGLYTAALLKRLAPDREVTVWERNAPDDTFGFGVVLSDETLGGIEHADPVVYAALRQDFVRWDDVHITHRGTRQTSTGHGFAALGRRRLLEILHDRCRSLGVDLRFRTEAPHPDRLAREYDLVVAADGVHSTTRDTYRDVFRPRLAPHRCRYIWLAADFAFDAFRFDIAETEHGVMQLHGYPYAPDASTVIVEMREEVWKAAGFDGLDEAESTARCAKIFADALGGRPLKSNKSAWTTFRTVVNGHWSHGNVVLLGDAAHTAHFSIGSGTKLAVEDALALAACLEEQPTLGKALTAYEEERRPVVASTQRAAKASLEWFEDVSRYLDQPPRRFAFNLLTRSRRVTHDNLRLRDARFTESVEREFGCPPGTPPMFTPFRLRGLTLRNRVVVSPMDMYSATDGVPGDFHLVHLGARALGGAGLVMTEMVCVSEQGRITPGCAGLYTGRQAEAWRRVTDFVHAQAPGTAIGVQLGHSGRKGSTRLMWEGMDESLPEGNWPLVAPSPLPYKPGGQVPRELTRAQLTDVREQFTAAARRAARAGFDLLELHCAHGYLLSGFLSPLTNRRTDAYGGSTEKRLRFPLEVFDAVRAEWPEDRPMTVRVSATDWAEGGTSPEEAVAIARAFAAHGADAVDVSTGQVVAEERPEFGRSYQAPYADRIRHEAGVPVIAVGAISSWDDVNSLILAGRADLCALARPHLYDPHWTLHAAAEQGYEGPGVVWPAPYRAGSRRPVTGRTDAPKQRLTLHGGRQDV; via the coding sequence ATGTCCTCAACGCAGGGGGGCGTGCCGGTCTCAGGGGCGCGGGGCAGTGCCGATCCGCGGCTCCGCCGCGGGGCGCGAGCAACCACAACGAAGCCGCACCCGCCCGCGACGACAAGCCACCCCCTGCGCACCGCGATCATCGGCGGAGGCCCCGGCGGCCTCTACACCGCCGCCCTCCTCAAACGCCTCGCCCCCGACCGCGAGGTCACCGTCTGGGAACGCAACGCCCCCGACGACACCTTCGGCTTCGGCGTGGTCCTCTCCGACGAGACCCTGGGCGGCATCGAACACGCCGACCCGGTCGTCTACGCGGCCCTGCGTCAGGACTTCGTCCGCTGGGACGACGTCCACATCACCCACCGAGGCACCCGGCAAACCTCCACAGGACACGGCTTCGCCGCCCTCGGCCGCCGCCGCCTCCTGGAGATCCTGCACGACCGCTGCCGCTCCCTCGGCGTCGACCTGCGCTTCCGTACCGAGGCCCCGCACCCGGACCGGCTGGCGCGGGAGTACGACCTGGTCGTCGCCGCCGACGGCGTACACAGCACCACCCGCGACACCTACCGCGACGTGTTCCGGCCCCGCCTGGCCCCCCACCGCTGCCGCTACATCTGGCTGGCCGCCGACTTCGCCTTCGACGCCTTCCGCTTCGACATCGCCGAGACCGAGCACGGCGTGATGCAGCTGCACGGCTACCCCTACGCCCCCGACGCCTCCACCGTCATCGTCGAGATGCGCGAGGAGGTCTGGAAGGCGGCCGGCTTCGACGGGCTCGACGAGGCCGAGTCCACCGCCCGCTGCGCCAAGATCTTCGCCGACGCCCTCGGCGGCCGCCCGCTGAAGTCCAACAAGTCGGCCTGGACCACCTTCCGCACGGTCGTCAACGGACACTGGTCGCACGGCAACGTCGTCCTCCTCGGCGACGCCGCCCACACCGCCCACTTCTCCATCGGCTCCGGCACCAAGCTCGCCGTCGAGGACGCCCTCGCGCTCGCCGCCTGCCTGGAGGAACAGCCCACGCTCGGAAAGGCGCTCACCGCCTACGAGGAGGAGCGGCGCCCCGTCGTCGCCTCCACCCAGCGGGCGGCCAAGGCCAGCCTGGAGTGGTTCGAGGACGTGTCCCGGTACCTGGACCAGCCGCCCCGCCGCTTCGCCTTCAACCTGCTCACCCGCAGCCGCCGCGTCACCCACGACAACCTGCGGCTGCGCGACGCCCGCTTCACCGAGTCCGTCGAGCGTGAGTTCGGCTGCCCGCCCGGCACACCCCCGATGTTCACCCCGTTCCGGCTGCGTGGGCTGACCCTGCGCAACCGCGTCGTCGTCTCCCCGATGGACATGTACTCGGCCACCGACGGCGTCCCCGGCGACTTCCACCTGGTCCACCTGGGGGCGAGGGCGCTGGGCGGCGCCGGACTGGTGATGACCGAGATGGTGTGCGTCAGCGAGCAGGGCCGCATCACCCCGGGCTGCGCGGGCCTCTACACCGGACGCCAGGCGGAGGCGTGGCGGCGGGTCACGGACTTCGTGCACGCCCAGGCGCCCGGCACCGCGATCGGGGTGCAGCTCGGGCACAGCGGCCGCAAGGGCTCGACCCGGCTGATGTGGGAGGGCATGGACGAATCGCTCCCCGAGGGCAACTGGCCCCTGGTGGCCCCCTCCCCGCTGCCGTACAAGCCGGGCGGCCAGGTCCCGCGCGAGCTGACCCGGGCACAGCTCACGGACGTCCGCGAGCAGTTCACGGCCGCCGCCCGCCGCGCCGCACGGGCCGGGTTCGACCTGCTCGAACTGCACTGCGCCCACGGCTACCTGCTCTCCGGGTTCCTCTCCCCGCTCACCAACCGCCGCACCGACGCCTACGGCGGTTCAACGGAGAAACGGCTCCGCTTCCCGTTGGAGGTCTTCGACGCCGTACGCGCCGAATGGCCAGAGGACCGGCCCATGACCGTGCGCGTCTCCGCGACCGACTGGGCCGAGGGCGGCACGAGCCCCGAGGAGGCCGTGGCCATCGCCCGCGCCTTCGCGGCGCACGGCGCCGACGCCGTCGACGTGTCCACGGGGCAGGTCGTGGCCGAGGAGCGGCCGGAGTTCGGGCGCTCGTACCAGGCCCCGTACGCCGACCGCATCCGGCACGAGGCGGGTGTCCCGGTGATCGCCGTCGGCGCGATCTCCTCCTGGGACGACGTGAACTCGCTGATCCTGGCCGGCCGCGCCGACCTGTGCGCGCTCGCCCGCCCCCACCTCTACGACCCGCACTGGACGCTGCACGCGGCGGCCGAGCAGGGCTACGAGGGGCCGGGCGTCGTCTGGCCGGCTCCGTACCGGGCGGGCAGCCGCCGCCCGGTGACCGGACGCACCGACGCCCCCAAGCAGAGGCTGACGCTGCACGGCGGACGTCAGGACGTGTAG
- a CDS encoding sulfotransferase family protein, with amino-acid sequence MSLARNLNRVLTATTGLQVRRAPHRARGNKKASAAPEPAQRPAPAQRPAPPYRCPSAEELATERLLRQPVFIISSIRSGSTLLRMMLGAHPRLHAPHELHLGRMEVVCTNWFSQRAMSTLGLERGDLEHLLWDRVMHRELTRSGKDFVVEKTPANVYMFQRLRDCWPDARFVFLLRHPESIARSWHESDPVKRPYDKAVGDVLPYVNAVEEARTADPEGFTVRYEDITGAPEREMRRVCAFLGVDYDPAMLEYGRKSDSELVRGLGDWRDNIRTGTVQPGRALPAEDEIAGPLRPVSAAWGYTS; translated from the coding sequence ATGAGTCTCGCACGCAACTTGAACCGGGTCCTCACCGCCACCACCGGCCTCCAGGTACGGAGAGCGCCCCACCGAGCGAGGGGGAACAAGAAGGCGTCCGCCGCGCCGGAACCCGCCCAGCGGCCCGCGCCCGCCCAGCGGCCCGCGCCCCCCTACCGGTGTCCGTCGGCCGAGGAGCTGGCGACCGAGCGGCTGCTGCGGCAGCCCGTCTTCATCATCTCCTCCATTCGTTCCGGCTCCACCCTGCTGCGCATGATGCTGGGCGCCCACCCCCGGCTGCACGCCCCGCACGAGCTGCACCTCGGCCGGATGGAGGTCGTCTGCACCAACTGGTTCTCCCAGCGCGCGATGAGCACCCTCGGTCTGGAGCGCGGCGACCTGGAGCACCTGCTGTGGGACCGCGTCATGCATCGGGAGCTGACCCGGTCCGGCAAGGACTTCGTCGTGGAGAAGACCCCCGCCAACGTCTACATGTTCCAGCGGCTGAGGGACTGCTGGCCCGACGCTCGCTTCGTCTTCCTGCTGCGCCACCCCGAGTCGATCGCCCGCTCCTGGCACGAGAGCGACCCCGTCAAGCGGCCGTACGACAAGGCCGTCGGCGACGTGCTGCCCTACGTGAACGCCGTCGAGGAGGCCCGCACGGCCGACCCCGAGGGCTTCACCGTGCGCTACGAGGACATCACCGGCGCCCCCGAGCGGGAGATGCGCCGCGTGTGCGCGTTCCTGGGCGTCGACTACGACCCGGCCATGCTCGAGTACGGCCGCAAGAGCGACAGCGAGCTGGTCCGGGGCCTCGGCGACTGGCGGGACAACATCCGCACCGGCACGGTCCAGCCGGGCCGCGCGCTGCCCGCCGAGGACGAGATCGCCGGACCGCTGCGCCCGGTGAGCGCGGCCTGGGGCTACACGTCCTGA
- a CDS encoding PaaX family transcriptional regulator: MINVSEQHAQHAPRSLIVTLYGAYGRFAPGPVPVAELIRLLAAVGVDAPSVRSSVSRLKRRGLLLPARTARGAAGYELSPEARQLLDDGDRRIYATAPYEDEGWVLAVFSVPESQRQKRHVLRSRLAGLGFGTAAPGVWIAPARLYGETRHTLGRLGLDSYVDFFRGEHLGFTPTAEAVARWWDLAAVAKEHEAFLDRHARVLRDWERRADTPPEEAYRDYLLALDSWRHLPYADPGLPARLLPEGWPGTRSAAVFHALHERLRDAGAVYAALDTPPGQ, translated from the coding sequence ATGATCAACGTGTCCGAGCAGCACGCGCAGCACGCCCCGAGGTCCCTGATCGTCACGCTCTACGGCGCGTACGGCCGCTTCGCGCCGGGCCCCGTGCCCGTCGCCGAGCTGATCCGGCTGCTGGCCGCGGTCGGCGTGGACGCCCCCTCCGTGCGCTCGTCGGTGTCCCGGCTGAAACGGCGCGGGCTGCTGCTGCCCGCCCGCACGGCCCGGGGTGCGGCCGGTTACGAACTCTCCCCGGAGGCCCGGCAACTGCTGGACGACGGGGACCGGCGCATCTACGCCACGGCCCCCTACGAGGACGAGGGCTGGGTGCTCGCGGTGTTCTCGGTGCCGGAGTCGCAGCGGCAGAAGCGGCACGTGCTGCGCTCCCGACTGGCGGGCCTGGGCTTCGGCACCGCGGCCCCCGGCGTGTGGATCGCGCCCGCCCGCCTGTACGGGGAGACCCGGCACACGCTGGGGCGCCTGGGCCTGGACTCCTACGTGGACTTCTTCCGCGGTGAGCACCTGGGTTTCACGCCGACCGCCGAGGCGGTGGCCCGCTGGTGGGACCTGGCCGCGGTCGCCAAGGAGCACGAGGCGTTCCTCGACCGCCACGCGCGCGTGCTGCGCGACTGGGAGCGCCGGGCCGACACCCCGCCCGAGGAGGCGTACCGCGACTACCTCCTCGCGCTGGACTCCTGGCGCCACCTGCCCTACGCCGACCCGGGCCTGCCCGCCCGGCTGCTGCCCGAGGGGTGGCCCGGCACCCGCTCGGCGGCCGTCTTCCACGCGCTGCACGAGCGGCTGCGTGACGCGGGGGCGGTCTACGCCGCGCTCGACACCCCGCCCGGTCAGTGA
- a CDS encoding AMP-binding protein — MAQTHRAEPHRSGHVDTFAREHLPPPDQWPELRFDLPELRYPARLNCAAELLAGPPDDRPVFRTASGDDWTYGRLRDRVDRLARLLTGDLGVVPGNRVLLRGPTTPWLAACWLAVLKAGAVAVTVLAQQRPHELRAVCEIARVRHALCDVRSVDDLAKAEVPGLRITTYGGDAPDDLLTRAEAGTEAGGEAGAAPGTPYPAADTAADDVALIAFTSGTTGRPKGCVHFHRDVLAIADTFSAHVLRPRPDDVFAGSPPLGFTFGLGGLVIFPMRAGASALLLEQAGPRQLLPAVAEHRVSVLFTAPTAYRAMLDELDAHDVTSLRRCVSAGENLPAATWRAWYERTGLRIINGIGATELLHIFVSAADGDIRPGTTGVPVPGWHARVQDESGAPVPDGEPGLLAVRGPVGCRYLADPRQREYVRDGWNITGDTYVREPDGYFRYVARADDMIISAGYNIAGPEVEDALLRHPDVVEAAVVGRPDAHRGQVVVAHAVLREGAERDADALRAFLRAELAPYKCPREIHFPDALPRTATGKLQRYRLLPPPDRPRGDQA, encoded by the coding sequence ATGGCGCAGACGCACCGCGCGGAGCCGCACCGCTCCGGCCACGTCGACACCTTCGCGCGCGAACACCTGCCGCCCCCCGACCAGTGGCCCGAGCTCCGCTTCGACCTGCCGGAGCTGCGCTACCCCGCCCGGCTGAACTGCGCGGCCGAGCTGCTCGCCGGCCCGCCCGACGACCGCCCGGTCTTCCGCACCGCGTCCGGGGACGACTGGACGTACGGGCGGTTGCGGGACCGCGTCGACCGGCTCGCCCGCCTCCTCACCGGGGACCTCGGGGTCGTCCCGGGCAACCGGGTGCTGCTGCGCGGCCCCACCACCCCGTGGCTGGCGGCCTGCTGGCTGGCGGTGCTGAAGGCGGGCGCGGTGGCGGTCACCGTGCTGGCCCAGCAGCGCCCGCACGAGCTGCGCGCGGTCTGCGAGATCGCCCGGGTGCGCCACGCGCTGTGCGACGTCCGGTCCGTCGACGACCTCGCCAAGGCGGAGGTGCCGGGGCTGCGGATCACGACGTACGGCGGGGACGCGCCCGACGATCTGCTGACCCGCGCGGAGGCCGGCACGGAAGCCGGCGGGGAGGCCGGCGCGGCGCCGGGTACGCCGTACCCGGCCGCGGACACGGCGGCCGACGACGTGGCGCTGATCGCGTTCACCTCCGGCACCACCGGCCGGCCCAAGGGCTGCGTGCACTTCCACCGCGACGTGCTGGCGATCGCCGACACCTTCTCCGCGCACGTGCTCCGGCCGCGCCCGGACGACGTCTTCGCGGGCAGTCCGCCGCTCGGCTTCACCTTCGGTCTCGGCGGACTGGTGATCTTCCCGATGCGCGCGGGGGCGAGCGCGCTGCTGCTCGAACAGGCGGGCCCCCGGCAGCTGTTGCCCGCCGTCGCCGAGCACCGGGTGTCGGTGCTGTTCACCGCGCCGACGGCGTACCGCGCGATGCTCGACGAGCTGGACGCCCACGACGTCACCAGCCTCCGGCGCTGTGTCTCGGCGGGCGAGAACCTGCCCGCGGCCACCTGGCGGGCCTGGTACGAACGCACCGGACTGCGCATCATCAACGGCATCGGCGCCACCGAGCTGCTGCACATCTTCGTCTCCGCGGCCGACGGCGACATCAGGCCCGGCACGACCGGCGTCCCGGTGCCGGGTTGGCACGCGCGCGTGCAGGACGAGTCCGGGGCGCCGGTGCCCGACGGGGAGCCGGGGCTGCTGGCGGTGCGGGGACCGGTGGGCTGCCGGTACCTCGCCGATCCGCGGCAGCGGGAGTACGTGCGCGACGGGTGGAACATCACCGGGGACACCTATGTGCGGGAGCCCGACGGGTACTTCCGGTACGTGGCCCGCGCCGACGACATGATCATCTCCGCCGGGTACAACATCGCCGGGCCCGAGGTGGAGGACGCCCTGCTGCGCCACCCGGACGTGGTGGAGGCGGCGGTGGTGGGCCGGCCCGACGCGCACCGCGGGCAGGTGGTGGTCGCCCACGCGGTGCTGCGGGAGGGCGCCGAGCGGGACGCCGACGCGCTGCGCGCCTTCCTCCGGGCGGAGCTGGCGCCGTACAAGTGCCCGCGCGAGATCCACTTCCCGGACGCGCTGCCGCGCACGGCGACCGGGAAGCTCCAGCGCTACCGGCTGCTCCCGCCTCCCGACCGTCCCCGGGGCGACCAGGCGTGA